One Phocaeicola dorei genomic region harbors:
- a CDS encoding RagB/SusD family nutrient uptake outer membrane protein — MKKILLYTFIAAASALATSCNDYLDCEPITSVSTNVYLYSETDLAAYAAKFYNDSENENDDEYGNILPSHGSATYNLGLFQKDNGTDDQTADSPSKLFIKGQYHVGDDDLWHKYFRKIRAANYFIQTVTERYANREISGNDANIKHYIGEVYFFRAYIYLTALQNLGDFPILTEILPDDYNAIREASKRRPRNEVARFILSDLDKAYEYMLPTAPVSNRLNKDCAALVKSRAALFEATWEKYHKGSAFVPGGPGWSGASMDYLKDFSINIDSEIKYFLQQAIEAADIVAQGHNLHGNYASLFNSIDLSGIDEILLWRKYSVNSDATSYHFVVSYLQRNGGGNTGYTRSMVNSYLMSDGLPIYASTNYQGDDTYEHIFTDRDGRMGQTILKTGDLLSDDPNFATWIKKSDGYGYFYRPEIFEAQKENSNPTGYCLRKGLNTSGDMQSTKESYTGCPIFRAAEAYLNYIEAYYELNGNLGGNCDKYWKALRARAGMSTDYQKTINNTDISKEKQDWGSYSAGQQINTTLYNIRRERRVELVSEGFRMADLKRWRALDQVKDVHVQGFNFWDSMYQLYTNPQAEDAVTPIPQITLLEYGVTDKTANISAKSDPYAEGKYLLPYRKNAANIGFNGLNWNTSKYLYPISNKQFRLTTAVPGSNEYESSTIYQNPGWSRNDGTLPEGE; from the coding sequence ATGAAAAAGATTCTATTATATACATTCATAGCCGCTGCAAGTGCTCTTGCGACCTCATGCAATGATTATCTGGATTGCGAACCTATCACTTCTGTCAGCACCAATGTCTATCTTTATTCCGAAACAGACCTAGCTGCTTATGCTGCCAAATTTTATAATGACAGTGAAAACGAAAACGATGACGAATATGGCAATATTCTTCCATCTCATGGTTCTGCCACTTATAATTTAGGATTATTCCAAAAAGATAATGGAACAGACGATCAAACCGCAGACTCACCAAGTAAACTTTTCATAAAAGGACAATACCATGTCGGTGACGATGACTTATGGCATAAATATTTCCGTAAGATACGTGCAGCTAATTACTTTATTCAAACTGTTACCGAACGATATGCCAACAGAGAAATATCCGGTAATGATGCAAATATCAAACACTATATTGGCGAGGTATATTTCTTCCGTGCTTATATTTATCTCACAGCATTGCAGAATCTAGGTGATTTTCCTATTCTAACTGAAATATTACCGGATGATTACAATGCCATACGTGAAGCTTCCAAACGGCGTCCGCGTAATGAAGTTGCACGCTTTATCTTATCTGATTTAGATAAAGCCTACGAATATATGCTTCCCACTGCTCCCGTAAGCAATCGGTTAAACAAAGACTGCGCTGCATTAGTAAAAAGTCGCGCAGCCCTATTTGAAGCAACATGGGAAAAATATCATAAAGGAAGTGCATTTGTTCCTGGTGGTCCCGGATGGTCTGGTGCTTCAATGGATTATTTAAAAGATTTTAGCATTAACATTGACTCTGAAATTAAATATTTTTTACAACAGGCCATAGAAGCAGCTGATATCGTAGCTCAAGGACACAATTTGCACGGAAATTATGCCTCGTTATTCAATTCTATTGATTTAAGCGGAATAGATGAAATCTTATTATGGCGTAAATACAGTGTCAACTCAGATGCCACTTCTTACCACTTTGTCGTAAGCTATTTGCAACGCAATGGCGGGGGAAACACAGGCTATACACGTTCCATGGTTAATTCTTATCTAATGTCTGATGGCCTACCCATCTATGCCAGTACCAATTATCAAGGAGACGATACATATGAACATATCTTTACCGACAGAGATGGACGTATGGGACAAACTATTTTAAAAACAGGAGATTTGTTATCTGATGATCCAAACTTTGCCACTTGGATAAAGAAGAGTGATGGATACGGCTACTTTTACCGCCCTGAAATTTTCGAGGCCCAAAAAGAAAATAGTAATCCGACCGGATACTGTCTGCGCAAAGGATTGAATACATCCGGAGATATGCAGTCAACAAAAGAATCCTATACAGGATGCCCGATCTTCCGTGCAGCAGAAGCCTACCTGAATTATATAGAAGCTTATTACGAATTAAACGGAAATCTAGGTGGCAACTGCGATAAATACTGGAAAGCTCTTCGTGCACGTGCCGGTATGAGTACAGACTATCAAAAGACCATAAACAATACAGACATAAGTAAAGAAAAACAAGATTGGGGAAGTTATTCTGCCGGTCAACAAATAAACACAACTCTGTACAACATCCGTCGTGAACGACGTGTCGAGTTGGTATCAGAAGGATTCCGTATGGCAGACTTAAAACGTTGGCGCGCTTTGGACCAAGTAAAAGATGTACACGTACAAGGATTTAATTTTTGGGATAGCATGTATCAACTGTATACAAACCCTCAAGCCGAAGACGCTGTAACCCCAATTCCCCAAATAACACTTTTAGAATATGGCGTAACAGACAAGACAGCCAATATTTCAGCAAAATCCGACCCATACGCAGAAGGAAAATATTTATTACCTTATCGTAAAAATGCTGCTAATATTGGTTTCAATGGATTAAACTGGAATACAAGCAAATACTTGTATCCTATTAGTAACAAGCAATTCCGCCTGACTACCGCTGTTCCAGGTTCTAATGAATATGAAAGTTCTACCATTTATCAAAACCCCGGATGGAGCAGAAATGATGGAACTTTACCTGAAGGTGAATAA
- a CDS encoding SusC/RagA family TonB-linked outer membrane protein, which yields MKKNLILFLILLCNCTFLYAQQFNITGVVTDKKLKEPIIGASVIVKGTTYGTVTDLDGNFTLQVSKGNVLVISFIGYTTQEIKVNENQFSYNIQMSEDTQTLDEVVVVGFGTQRKANLTEAVATVDTKVLDSRPVTNLGQSLQGTIPGLNLSVGGLGGQLGQTMDVNIRGTGTISTGSKAATLVLIDGIEGNMNNLNPDDVESISVLKDAAASSIYGSRAAFGVILITTKKGKAGKASVSYSGNARYAGPNHLPDLMNSYQFANYFNEGSINGGGKAIFDEDTMERIQQYMNGQITTSTIANANGNWQFHEKANDNVNWYKTHYKWAWSQEHNLNINGGSDKSQYYVSANYLDQDGNLRYGKDSYERISTNAKFNAQPFKWLDIEVNTKYVYTKLDNPLYSDMNGLFYHDVVRMWPTMPFKDPNGYYMRNGKLGQLTNGSRSITSNNNVYLQGQLVFHPLKNWNIYANVGLRLIDQVQRQNLNKVYEHNVAGEALELAYGGEYAVGQTGAMQYWTKANHLTTSLYSDYSFSFDEHQFKVMAGVNTEKYNNRYLSVKRMDLITESIPEIGAATGEDKINEASAYTWATAGFFGRINYDYSNKYFIAGNLRYDGSSRFLRKDRWGLFGSFSLGWNIAAEDFFSVNENIINQLKPRVSWGTLGNQNTKSYYPMYLLQTVKTNGGSWLMGDSKPTVAGMPGTLSSSLTWETVQSLNIGFDLGMLRNRLNINFDYFIRKTLDMVGPASEVASIYGIGMPASNNTDLRTKGWEIAASWRDKIGQINYNIGFNMADSRSFVDKYPNESKSLSTYYKDQELGAIWGYVTHGIAKSQSEMDEWIKDNNPSWGSGWGEGDIMFKDLNGDKVINEGANTVDDPGDRKIIGNSTPRFRFGLDLGCEWKGIDFSMFWQGVAKRDLWLDGPMFWGISGGEWQSTGLKEHLDYYRPENTTSVFGPNTNAYFPKMYMSKDMNQKVQTRYLQNGAYARLKNIQLGYTFPTQIINKLHMQKLRVYVSAENVLTITSLPSGFDPETTYSSYSDGNSGKTYPLQTTISFGLNATF from the coding sequence ATGAAAAAAAACTTGATTCTATTTTTGATATTGCTTTGTAACTGTACATTCCTGTACGCCCAGCAATTCAACATCACCGGTGTAGTTACGGATAAAAAGCTCAAAGAACCTATTATTGGTGCCAGTGTCATTGTCAAAGGAACAACCTATGGAACAGTGACAGATCTTGACGGAAATTTCACATTACAAGTTTCAAAAGGAAATGTGTTGGTTATCTCTTTTATTGGATACACCACACAAGAAATTAAAGTAAATGAAAATCAATTCTCGTATAACATTCAAATGTCTGAAGACACACAAACTTTAGATGAGGTCGTTGTAGTCGGTTTCGGTACACAAAGAAAAGCTAATCTGACAGAAGCTGTAGCCACAGTAGATACCAAAGTACTAGATTCCCGCCCTGTTACCAACTTAGGCCAATCATTACAAGGTACTATTCCCGGTTTAAATTTATCTGTTGGAGGCTTAGGAGGACAATTAGGACAAACTATGGATGTGAACATCCGTGGTACAGGTACAATTTCTACAGGTTCTAAAGCTGCTACCTTAGTCCTGATTGACGGTATAGAAGGTAACATGAACAACTTGAATCCAGATGATGTAGAGTCTATCTCCGTATTGAAAGATGCAGCCGCTAGCTCTATTTATGGTTCACGTGCGGCATTCGGTGTTATTTTGATTACTACCAAAAAAGGTAAAGCAGGAAAAGCTAGCGTCTCTTATTCCGGAAATGCCCGTTATGCCGGTCCTAACCATTTGCCGGATTTAATGAATTCCTACCAATTTGCTAACTATTTTAATGAAGGTAGTATTAACGGAGGAGGAAAAGCCATTTTTGATGAAGATACCATGGAACGCATCCAGCAATACATGAATGGTCAAATTACAACTAGCACTATTGCCAATGCAAATGGTAACTGGCAATTCCATGAAAAAGCCAATGACAATGTAAACTGGTATAAAACTCATTACAAGTGGGCATGGTCCCAAGAGCACAACCTGAATATCAATGGCGGCAGTGACAAAAGTCAATATTACGTATCTGCCAACTATTTGGATCAGGATGGCAACCTTCGTTACGGAAAAGATTCCTATGAACGTATTTCAACCAATGCAAAATTTAACGCACAGCCTTTTAAATGGTTGGATATAGAAGTCAATACTAAATATGTTTATACCAAACTAGACAACCCTCTTTATAGCGACATGAATGGACTGTTCTATCATGATGTAGTACGTATGTGGCCTACAATGCCGTTTAAAGATCCTAACGGTTACTATATGCGCAACGGAAAATTAGGGCAACTTACTAATGGAAGCCGCTCCATCACCAGTAATAATAACGTTTATCTGCAAGGACAACTTGTTTTTCATCCCTTGAAAAACTGGAATATATATGCAAACGTAGGGTTACGCTTGATTGACCAAGTACAAAGACAGAATCTGAATAAAGTATATGAACACAACGTAGCCGGAGAAGCATTAGAACTGGCATACGGTGGAGAATATGCGGTGGGACAAACCGGAGCCATGCAATATTGGACTAAAGCCAATCATTTAACAACCAGCCTGTACAGTGATTATTCTTTTTCATTCGATGAACATCAATTCAAAGTGATGGCAGGAGTTAATACAGAAAAATACAATAACCGTTATCTTTCTGTGAAACGTATGGACCTCATTACCGAATCAATACCCGAAATCGGCGCTGCAACAGGTGAAGATAAAATCAATGAAGCCAGTGCCTATACTTGGGCTACAGCAGGCTTCTTTGGACGTATTAACTATGATTATTCTAATAAATATTTTATTGCCGGCAACTTGCGATATGACGGTTCTTCTCGCTTCCTTCGAAAAGATCGTTGGGGACTTTTCGGTTCTTTTTCTTTAGGCTGGAATATAGCGGCCGAAGATTTTTTCTCTGTAAATGAAAACATTATCAATCAATTAAAGCCTCGTGTATCTTGGGGCACACTAGGTAATCAAAATACTAAATCTTATTATCCCATGTATTTATTACAAACAGTCAAGACCAATGGAGGAAGCTGGCTAATGGGGGACTCTAAACCAACTGTTGCCGGTATGCCTGGAACCCTTAGCAGTTCATTGACTTGGGAAACAGTACAATCCTTAAATATCGGTTTTGATTTAGGAATGTTAAGAAATCGGCTTAACATAAATTTCGATTATTTTATCCGTAAAACATTGGATATGGTCGGTCCTGCTTCTGAGGTCGCTTCCATCTATGGCATCGGTATGCCAGCAAGCAATAATACAGACTTACGTACCAAAGGATGGGAAATAGCAGCCAGTTGGCGCGACAAGATAGGACAGATCAATTATAATATAGGCTTCAACATGGCAGATTCCCGCTCATTTGTTGACAAGTATCCCAATGAATCTAAATCGCTCAGCACCTATTATAAAGACCAGGAATTAGGAGCCATTTGGGGGTATGTAACCCATGGAATAGCTAAAAGTCAATCGGAAATGGATGAATGGATAAAAGATAACAATCCCTCATGGGGTTCAGGCTGGGGCGAAGGTGATATTATGTTCAAGGATCTTAATGGAGATAAAGTAATCAACGAAGGAGCCAATACAGTAGACGATCCGGGAGACCGCAAAATTATTGGTAACTCCACCCCACGTTTCAGGTTTGGTTTAGACTTGGGTTGTGAATGGAAAGGCATCGACTTTAGTATGTTCTGGCAAGGAGTCGCAAAACGCGATTTATGGTTGGATGGTCCTATGTTTTGGGGAATATCGGGAGGAGAATGGCAATCAACTGGTTTAAAAGAGCATTTGGATTATTATCGCCCAGAAAATACAACTTCTGTATTTGGTCCTAATACCAATGCTTATTTTCCTAAAATGTATATGAGCAAAGATATGAATCAAAAGGTACAAACCCGTTACTTACAAAACGGTGCCTATGCCCGTTTAAAAAATATCCAACTAGGGTATACTTTCCCGACACAAATTATCAACAAACTACATATGCAAAAATTACGTGTATATGTCAGTGCCGAGAATGTATTGACTATCACCAGTCTACCTAGCGGTTTTGATCCAGAAACAACTTATTCAAGTTATTCTGATGGGAACTCCGGAAAAACTTATCCGCTACAAACAACTATATCTTTTGGATTAAATGCAACATTCTAA
- a CDS encoding two-component regulator propeller domain-containing protein: MNLKILSLLIIEVCILLPDVCYAFFSKDVHLLNMQNGLADNTVSAVYKDKEGFVWFGTRNGLSRYDGRRITNFEISSSYPSISNLKEAFDGVLAFVDNGVFSAFDLKKERFLSVVSSSGQGIPSRGMLQKNDSLVWVISGSELHLMKRCASKEGELRLRVEEKYTGWDNQDNLLVAITYSSDKKSICLIDEKGRIILLDATNLSFFRVIDLGRTGSLSVNSVLYDDGRIWISTIAHGVIYYNERTGKIKQLTYHVAPVSDKFSHTDVFGVIKLNENRYLAVTWNGYTVMTIDKNNQDGILTEIYSNTSSLMHRNLETRMIAAYYDSHGILWIGTDGGGVIWSDLRMQFYNRFYQDRHNEICSIVADDDHYLWLATYHKGIMRSRTAFGTSEKIDFFQVGDQNVKKQQTVLCSLKDEKGNLWFGNLDGSLTCYYKKERSFKILRLITENGDLNKSSVWALFLDSKGHFWIGTHKGLWLFDRETNRCKKMHFKVSGLQNLSPLYIRAMAETDDHTLWLGTANYGICKVINENELQTGYEKKYGMVENSVRSLLASSDGNLYVGYMAGLAVFSPGQDAITHVYTTRDGLCSNFIGCMTEDAHGQIWLGSNSGISRYSRHQHLFYNYYIAGSNRSVLHWEDVLFWGNNKNLTYFNPDDIKAFTTSESVVITGLEVNNKLVEIGREVNGQTILSQSIFYTPFVRLNHANRDFALTFNNLSYSESQQKYSYRLRPYQPDWLVANGGEKVSYANLPAGEYVFEVKNIYPDERDSKITSLRVEILPHWSETFFFRFCMMVLGGIIVYMVIQRIKLRQKRLEHELRLEHEIFAATVERDKEKQIRMERENFFTNAAHELRTPLTLILSPLQELLGTVRPSDTVYTKLAAMYRNGTSLQTLVDHLLYVQKIEAGMIKLRISKVDIVVLAKQITDSFHELAETEGINFTVESLNEPFLLWIDVEKISSAIRNLLSNAFKYTSPNGKVIFKMNRIEIDGYSFCSIIISDTGKGIPEELRGRIFESFITGENTPLFSNKVGIGLRIVKNTMDLHHGTVNLDSTLGKGSTFTLLIPEGNAHFAEDRYEIVGTPEMEEYALPLPIMQAEGQEDKPSNKKTSLLVIEDNEEIRHYVCSLFCKDYAVYEAANGEEGVDVAISKIPDLIISDIMMPVKDGFTCCRELREQPRTAHIPILMLTAKAEDADVLQASKIGVDDYMMKPFNPEVLKAKVRNLILQRERLKRIYTKTLMLKQQESEPETDGNNAPDDFIQQIIHVIEANLANENFNVKMLADQLNMSQPTLYRKIKQRSELAAIDMIRSVRMGKAASLIMENRYSIQEIAEMVGYSDTRTLRKHFTEQFGVSPSKYMEKE, translated from the coding sequence ATGAACCTTAAAATCTTATCACTGCTTATAATTGAAGTATGTATATTGCTGCCGGATGTGTGTTATGCTTTTTTTTCAAAAGATGTGCATCTGCTCAATATGCAAAACGGATTGGCCGATAATACCGTATCTGCTGTTTATAAGGATAAAGAAGGTTTCGTTTGGTTTGGAACCCGAAACGGGTTGAGTCGTTATGACGGCAGGCGGATTACAAACTTCGAAATAAGTAGTAGTTATCCTAGTATCTCAAACTTGAAGGAAGCTTTTGATGGGGTGCTGGCATTTGTGGATAATGGTGTATTTTCTGCATTTGATTTGAAAAAAGAACGCTTTTTGTCTGTGGTTTCTTCTTCGGGACAGGGCATTCCATCTCGAGGGATGTTGCAGAAGAATGATTCGTTGGTTTGGGTGATTTCCGGAAGTGAGTTACATTTAATGAAGCGGTGCGCATCAAAAGAAGGTGAACTTCGGCTCCGGGTTGAAGAAAAATATACAGGCTGGGATAATCAGGATAATCTTTTGGTCGCCATAACTTATTCTTCGGATAAAAAAAGTATCTGCCTGATTGATGAAAAAGGTAGAATTATCTTGCTGGATGCGACAAACCTGAGTTTCTTTCGGGTGATTGACTTGGGTCGTACCGGTAGTCTGTCTGTAAATTCTGTTTTGTATGATGATGGCCGGATATGGATTTCTACAATTGCTCATGGGGTTATTTATTATAATGAACGGACTGGGAAAATCAAGCAGCTGACTTATCATGTGGCTCCGGTATCCGACAAATTTTCTCATACAGATGTTTTCGGTGTTATCAAATTGAATGAGAATAGATATTTGGCCGTAACGTGGAATGGATATACAGTGATGACAATAGATAAAAATAATCAGGACGGGATATTGACAGAAATTTATAGTAACACTTCTTCTTTGATGCACCGCAATCTTGAAACGAGGATGATTGCGGCTTATTACGATTCACATGGTATTCTGTGGATTGGTACGGATGGTGGAGGAGTAATCTGGTCGGATTTGCGTATGCAGTTTTATAATCGTTTTTATCAGGACAGGCATAATGAGATTTGTTCTATTGTAGCGGATGACGATCATTATCTTTGGTTGGCAACATACCATAAAGGAATTATGCGAAGCCGAACAGCGTTTGGTACTTCAGAAAAAATAGACTTCTTTCAAGTGGGAGATCAAAATGTGAAAAAACAACAGACAGTGTTGTGCAGTCTGAAAGATGAGAAAGGAAATTTATGGTTTGGAAATTTAGATGGTTCATTGACTTGTTATTATAAAAAGGAACGCTCATTCAAGATATTGCGATTGATTACGGAAAATGGTGACCTTAACAAATCATCAGTTTGGGCCTTATTCCTTGATAGCAAAGGTCATTTTTGGATTGGTACACATAAAGGACTCTGGTTATTCGACCGTGAGACGAACAGGTGTAAGAAGATGCATTTTAAAGTATCCGGGTTACAGAATTTGTCTCCTCTTTATATTCGTGCTATGGCTGAAACTGATGATCATACGCTTTGGCTGGGCACTGCTAATTATGGTATATGTAAAGTGATAAATGAAAATGAACTGCAGACCGGCTATGAAAAGAAGTACGGTATGGTTGAGAATTCCGTGCGTTCATTATTAGCTTCGTCCGATGGTAATCTATATGTCGGATATATGGCCGGTCTGGCAGTTTTCTCTCCCGGACAGGATGCGATAACTCATGTATATACTACCCGGGATGGATTGTGCAGTAACTTTATTGGTTGTATGACTGAGGATGCGCACGGGCAAATCTGGCTGGGATCTAATTCAGGTATTTCCCGTTATAGTCGTCATCAACATTTGTTTTATAATTATTACATTGCGGGCAGTAACCGTTCTGTCCTGCATTGGGAGGATGTTCTGTTTTGGGGGAATAATAAGAATCTTACTTATTTTAACCCCGATGACATTAAAGCGTTTACCACTTCCGAATCTGTCGTGATTACCGGATTGGAGGTAAATAATAAACTTGTAGAGATAGGAAGAGAGGTAAATGGGCAGACCATTCTTTCACAAAGTATTTTCTATACGCCTTTTGTCCGGTTGAATCATGCGAATCGTGACTTTGCGCTGACGTTCAATAACCTTTCTTATTCTGAAAGCCAGCAGAAGTATAGTTACAGGCTTCGTCCTTATCAGCCTGATTGGCTTGTGGCCAACGGAGGGGAAAAAGTTTCGTATGCTAACCTTCCTGCCGGGGAATATGTTTTTGAGGTGAAAAATATTTATCCGGATGAAAGAGACAGTAAAATAACCTCGTTGAGAGTAGAGATTTTGCCTCATTGGAGTGAAACTTTCTTTTTCCGCTTCTGTATGATGGTGCTGGGAGGGATAATAGTTTATATGGTTATACAGCGTATTAAATTACGGCAAAAGAGGTTGGAGCACGAGTTGCGCTTGGAACATGAGATATTTGCTGCTACTGTAGAACGTGACAAGGAGAAGCAGATTCGGATGGAACGCGAGAATTTCTTTACGAATGCAGCTCACGAGTTGCGTACACCTTTAACTTTAATCTTATCTCCCCTGCAGGAATTGTTAGGAACCGTCCGCCCTTCAGACACCGTCTATACTAAACTGGCTGCCATGTATCGCAATGGAACCTCTTTGCAGACATTGGTCGATCATTTGCTTTATGTGCAGAAGATTGAAGCAGGTATGATTAAACTCCGAATTTCGAAAGTCGATATAGTGGTATTGGCAAAGCAGATAACCGATTCTTTTCATGAACTGGCAGAAACAGAAGGGATTAACTTTACGGTTGAATCGCTGAATGAGCCATTTTTGCTATGGATAGACGTGGAAAAAATAAGTTCGGCTATCCGTAATTTATTATCTAATGCGTTTAAGTATACATCTCCGAATGGAAAGGTGATTTTTAAGATGAACCGTATCGAGATAGATGGATATTCATTTTGCAGTATAATTATATCGGATACAGGTAAAGGAATACCGGAAGAGTTACGGGGGAGGATTTTTGAATCATTTATTACCGGAGAAAATACACCTTTGTTTTCTAATAAGGTAGGCATAGGCTTGCGTATTGTTAAAAATACGATGGATCTTCATCATGGCACGGTGAATTTGGACAGTACTCTCGGAAAGGGTAGCACTTTCACATTATTGATTCCTGAGGGAAATGCACATTTTGCAGAGGACCGGTATGAGATTGTTGGTACTCCGGAGATGGAGGAATATGCTCTTCCGTTACCGATAATGCAGGCGGAAGGGCAGGAAGACAAGCCTTCGAATAAAAAAACATCTCTTCTTGTTATTGAGGACAATGAGGAAATCCGGCACTATGTCTGTTCTTTATTCTGTAAAGATTATGCCGTATATGAGGCGGCAAACGGTGAAGAGGGGGTTGATGTGGCAATAAGTAAAATTCCGGATTTGATTATTTCTGATATAATGATGCCTGTAAAAGATGGGTTTACCTGTTGCCGGGAATTGCGTGAGCAGCCTCGGACAGCACATATCCCTATTTTGATGCTGACGGCAAAGGCTGAGGATGCGGATGTGTTGCAGGCTTCAAAAATAGGTGTGGATGATTATATGATGAAACCCTTCAATCCGGAGGTATTGAAGGCAAAAGTCCGGAACCTGATACTCCAGCGGGAACGCCTGAAGAGGATATATACAAAGACGTTGATGTTGAAGCAGCAGGAAAGTGAACCGGAAACGGATGGGAATAATGCTCCGGATGATTTTATACAGCAAATTATTCATGTCATAGAAGCTAATCTGGCGAATGAAAACTTTAATGTAAAAATGTTGGCAGACCAATTGAATATGAGTCAGCCTACCCTTTATAGAAAAATAAAGCAACGTAGCGAATTGGCTGCTATTGATATGATCCGGAGTGTACGGATGGGCAAGGCTGCCTCCCTTATTATGGAGAACAGGTATTCCATTCAGGAAATAGCCGAAATGGTAGGATATAGTGATACACGTACGCTCCGAAAGCATTTTACCGAGCAATTCGGAGTGTCTCCATCCAAATATATGGAAAAGGAATGA
- a CDS encoding sialate O-acetylesterase: MKRLISLFLLTLGIILPILAQQKEIDVYLVGGQSNATGQAYVKNIPASFKIDTRVRIYYSRFLNKGEGSEQWNPLCQASETKNKFGIELSLGTKLQSLYPKPQIALIKHALSGSNLYQQWNPGNRQKNIRGEEYINFIKTVKDAIISLKQQGYRPIIKAMVWQQGEADARDIAGMEQSRQYSSNLKNFIEQIRKEFNSENMLFVYGTVIPIAASRFTGRELVRKAQFAVSNNSNSEFSVNNALLIPADDLQMLYNDYQIQHLKMMYI, translated from the coding sequence ATGAAAAGATTAATATCACTATTCTTGTTAACTTTAGGAATAATCTTACCTATCTTAGCACAGCAAAAAGAAATAGATGTCTACTTAGTAGGTGGGCAATCAAATGCAACAGGACAAGCTTATGTTAAAAATATCCCAGCCTCTTTTAAAATTGACACAAGAGTCCGAATCTATTATTCTCGTTTCCTCAACAAAGGAGAGGGCAGTGAGCAATGGAACCCTTTATGCCAAGCTTCTGAAACAAAAAATAAATTCGGAATAGAGTTAAGTTTAGGTACAAAGTTACAGTCTTTATATCCCAAGCCTCAAATTGCATTGATAAAACACGCTTTATCTGGTTCCAATCTATATCAACAATGGAATCCGGGAAACCGTCAGAAAAATATTCGTGGCGAAGAATATATAAATTTTATAAAGACTGTAAAAGATGCTATCATCAGTTTGAAGCAACAAGGATATCGCCCTATTATTAAGGCTATGGTTTGGCAACAAGGAGAAGCAGATGCACGTGATATAGCTGGAATGGAACAGTCTCGCCAATATAGTTCGAATCTAAAGAATTTTATAGAACAAATACGAAAAGAATTTAATAGCGAAAACATGTTATTTGTATATGGAACTGTCATACCTATAGCCGCTTCTCGCTTTACAGGGCGTGAACTGGTAAGAAAAGCCCAATTTGCTGTTTCCAACAACTCAAACTCTGAGTTCTCCGTTAATAATGCGTTATTAATTCCAGCAGACGATTTACAAATGCTATATAATGACTATCAGATTCAGCACCTAAAGATGATGTACATTTAG